Proteins from one Pyrobaculum neutrophilum V24Sta genomic window:
- a CDS encoding MinD/ParA family ATP-binding protein, with amino-acid sequence MKRILFLSGTKGGTGKTTVALNTAVLLAYLWRDAAAYPVVFLDLTPNVGTAALVLMGDPLATWGRPSLSDFFAGRLGDPLRGFYMRRWNTEKGAFQVVFAYLGQDTPVARRQLEQVLNAVETRLRPRALFIDTPPLSANTPVAGLVDYVVPVVTPDVSAIETTKSYLGVVGGRRLKPILNMYIPEYPVSTVHSAPWDAVVEKALGERPHLVPFDKLLQAARQALEVEVLKLRLSESPAVKAIIEYARYLAGAIET; translated from the coding sequence GAAGGGGGGCACCGGGAAGACCACCGTCGCGTTGAACACCGCCGTGTTGCTGGCCTACCTCTGGCGCGACGCGGCCGCATACCCCGTGGTCTTCCTCGACCTTACGCCAAACGTGGGCACGGCGGCGCTTGTCCTGATGGGGGACCCCCTGGCCACGTGGGGGAGGCCCTCCCTGTCGGACTTCTTCGCGGGGAGGCTCGGGGACCCGCTCAGGGGCTTCTACATGAGGAGGTGGAACACGGAGAAGGGGGCCTTCCAGGTGGTGTTCGCGTACCTGGGCCAAGACACGCCCGTCGCAAGGCGGCAGCTGGAGCAGGTGTTAAACGCCGTGGAGACGAGGCTGAGGCCCCGGGCCCTGTTTATAGACACGCCGCCGCTCTCGGCCAACACGCCGGTGGCCGGCCTCGTGGACTACGTCGTGCCGGTGGTGACGCCGGATGTCTCAGCCATAGAGACGACAAAGAGCTACCTGGGGGTCGTCGGGGGGAGGAGGCTCAAGCCCATTTTGAACATGTACATACCGGAGTACCCAGTAAGCACGGTGCACTCAGCCCCCTGGGATGCCGTGGTGGAGAAGGCGCTGGGGGAGCGGCCCCACCTGGTTCCCTTCGACAAGTTGCTCCAGGCGGCGAGGCAGGCGCTGGAGGTGGAGGTGCTGAAGCTGAGGCTTTCGGAGTCGCCGGCCGTCAAAGCGATTATAGAGTACGCAAGGTACCTAGCCGGCGCTATTGAGACCTAG
- a CDS encoding HAD family hydrolase, producing the protein MVKLMTIDVWGTLVPVEPAVKAVVDAIHRSLGGRVPYQTLHALVNEERRKMKLNRRERQEVVPPIYTLLNIQRQLRSRGINASFDVYQVQDAIDEAVSRLEVQPYEDAVEAVKHARAEGYRVGIISNVLLWRSRATRGLLANLGISQLVDLQLYADDVGYVKPAVQIFEAARALLVGDVVPDVYLHIGDDFYEDFLGALMAGYGAVLIDRWGQYTKRDVTESVTCRAYIVKSLKTLPLVLHEAESCVPRSQ; encoded by the coding sequence GTGGTTAAGCTGATGACTATAGACGTGTGGGGCACCCTGGTGCCTGTGGAGCCCGCGGTTAAGGCGGTGGTGGACGCCATACACAGAAGTCTGGGGGGGCGGGTGCCGTATCAGACGCTACACGCCCTCGTCAACGAGGAGAGGAGGAAGATGAAGTTAAACAGGAGGGAGAGGCAGGAGGTGGTGCCCCCCATCTACACCCTGCTCAACATCCAGCGCCAGCTGAGGTCTAGGGGCATAAACGCCTCTTTTGACGTATACCAGGTGCAAGACGCCATAGACGAGGCGGTCTCCCGCCTGGAGGTTCAGCCCTATGAAGACGCGGTTGAGGCGGTGAAGCACGCAAGGGCGGAGGGCTACAGGGTGGGAATAATATCCAACGTCTTGCTCTGGCGCTCACGGGCCACGAGGGGCCTTCTGGCGAACCTAGGGATATCGCAACTCGTCGACCTCCAGCTGTACGCAGACGACGTCGGCTACGTGAAGCCGGCGGTTCAGATTTTCGAAGCGGCTAGGGCTCTGCTCGTCGGCGACGTGGTGCCAGACGTCTACCTCCACATCGGGGACGACTTCTACGAGGACTTCCTAGGCGCGTTGATGGCGGGCTACGGCGCAGTGTTGATAGACAGGTGGGGGCAGTACACAAAACGCGACGTGACGGAGTCCGTCACCTGTAGAGCCTACATCGTCAAAAGCCTAAAGACGCTACCCCTCGTGCTCCACGAGGCGGAGAGCTGCGTCCCTAGGTCTCAATAG